Proteins co-encoded in one uncultured Draconibacterium sp. genomic window:
- a CDS encoding aspartyl protease family protein, whose translation MKPIKWNKIKLIILMALLALLVVPNTSFAQDTKSQALDQNISIYAEDEPLSDVIEKICKYLDIDYSYNANMVADKKISLNVSNKPIKYVLDKLMKDFYLLFEIEDNLLVVRDYVPIDESMEYENTTQQFASTNRGFLFDNPRDKQITIKFKSASNLIIIPVNINDSDTLNFILDTGVRFPIITELPFINKLNLNYMMPIKVKGLGEGESLTAYRSGNNVMHIDGLTARNQEVQMIIDENFQISHLLGIPVHGLIGFNLFKDYIVKVDYLNEKLVLYKPEYFKYRDRKKDIIMPLHFDGNKPFVRTTIVTDEMKEVPVKLLVDTGASDALWLSESSDERINLPQKHVETFLGRGLNGDLYGTKGRIDAIWVGPLLLTKPIVAFPNSKNIDSLISINGRNGTIGAEILRRFYVTIDYRNSRLTLRPNQKIKEDFNYNMSGMEVTNPMPGLPIFTIADIRENSPAHIAGLQENDQIIRINSSNHQSLELNDINLLLQSREDKKIKLTVLRDGEEFKTSFELKKMF comes from the coding sequence ATGAAACCAATAAAATGGAATAAAATAAAACTTATTATCCTAATGGCCTTGCTGGCTTTGTTAGTGGTACCTAACACCAGTTTTGCCCAGGATACAAAAAGCCAGGCACTCGATCAAAACATAAGTATTTATGCTGAAGACGAACCTTTATCGGATGTTATTGAAAAGATATGTAAATACCTGGACATTGATTACTCGTACAATGCCAATATGGTTGCCGATAAAAAAATCAGTTTAAATGTATCGAACAAGCCGATAAAATATGTGCTCGACAAGCTGATGAAAGATTTCTACCTGCTTTTTGAAATTGAAGATAACCTGCTGGTAGTGCGCGATTACGTTCCTATTGATGAAAGTATGGAATACGAAAATACCACGCAACAATTTGCCAGCACCAACCGTGGTTTTCTGTTCGATAATCCGCGCGATAAACAAATCACTATTAAATTTAAATCGGCCAGTAATTTAATTATCATTCCGGTAAATATTAACGACTCGGATACGTTAAATTTTATTCTCGATACAGGTGTTCGTTTCCCGATAATTACCGAGCTTCCGTTTATTAATAAGCTGAATTTGAACTATATGATGCCGATTAAAGTAAAAGGTCTTGGCGAAGGAGAATCGTTAACTGCTTATCGCTCGGGAAATAACGTAATGCATATCGACGGATTGACAGCACGTAACCAGGAAGTACAAATGATTATCGATGAGAACTTCCAGATTTCGCATCTGCTTGGTATTCCGGTTCACGGATTAATTGGCTTTAATCTGTTTAAAGATTACATTGTAAAAGTTGATTATCTGAATGAAAAACTGGTATTATACAAACCAGAATATTTTAAATACCGCGATCGCAAAAAAGATATTATTATGCCGTTACATTTTGATGGAAACAAACCGTTTGTGCGCACCACAATTGTTACCGACGAAATGAAAGAAGTTCCGGTAAAACTATTGGTTGACACCGGTGCCAGCGATGCGCTTTGGCTATCAGAAAGTTCAGACGAACGTATTAATCTGCCACAAAAACATGTTGAAACATTTTTGGGCCGTGGTTTAAATGGCGACCTTTACGGAACAAAAGGACGTATTGATGCCATTTGGGTAGGACCACTACTGCTAACAAAACCAATTGTAGCTTTTCCTAATTCAAAAAATATTGATAGCCTGATATCTATAAACGGCAGAAATGGAACTATTGGTGCAGAAATTTTAAGGCGTTTTTATGTTACAATCGATTATAGGAATAGCCGGTTAACACTGCGCCCAAATCAAAAAATAAAGGAAGACTTTAATTATAATATGAGTGGAATGGAAGTTACCAATCCGATGCCCGGACTACCCATTTTTACTATTGCCGATATACGCGAAAACTCGCCTGCACACATTGCTGGATTACAGGAAAACGACCAGATTATTCGCATTAACAGCAGTAATCACCAGTCGCTGGAATTAAACGATATTAACCTGTTGCTTCAAAGCCGCGAAGACAAAAAAATTAAACTCACTGTATTACGAGACGGAGAAGAGTTTAAAACTTCTTTTGAGCTGAAAAAGATGTTTTAA
- the rbfA gene encoding 30S ribosome-binding factor RbfA, producing MEQYSTRQNKISRLIQREMAEILLKINKERFPGKLLSVTGVRITKDLSIARIHLSIFPSEFANEILEDIKLSGKQLRGELGRKTGKSLRVIPDLEFYIDDSLDYIDNIDNLLKK from the coding sequence ATGGAACAATACAGTACAAGACAGAATAAAATATCAAGGCTCATTCAACGCGAAATGGCCGAAATCCTTTTAAAAATAAACAAGGAACGTTTCCCGGGCAAATTGCTTAGCGTTACCGGAGTGCGCATTACAAAAGATCTTTCTATTGCGCGTATTCACCTCAGTATTTTTCCCTCGGAATTTGCCAACGAAATATTGGAAGATATTAAACTTTCGGGCAAACAATTGCGTGGTGAACTAGGCCGGAAAACAGGGAAAAGTCTGCGTGTTATTCCTGATTTAGAATTTTACATTGACGACAGCCTCGATTATATCGACAATATTGATAACCTGCTGAAAAAATAG
- a CDS encoding TlpA disulfide reductase family protein, which translates to MKILIIVMCLFISCSSWAQQETVKKYNYQDFNLIVKVEDQEVYFNKMLQEAPKDESNTKLYNVIRESIASNWLAKGNVEKYRYYMQTVPEISSVGLINLTYVLQDLVEDKKYLNIVEEISAGLINDIEKKDNDEDVISIFQLQVLLEVNAMANAELGNVDVALKNIKKSSDIKDGAREIKYFKDSKANYYNRYAIVLSAAGEDKKALDTLVNAVRNADSNPKLIQTLRKIYIKVHGSDKGADKLITDLQEEAYEKEYKEVEKLYIAESTIPFQGVIPDPSDSDKTFTIFNATKHAYDISLPDLNGNTINFSDYKGKILVIDFWTTMCTPCVASFPGFERVVSEYKNDPFQLFIIDIFEEQETVKSFIAKKGISLDVLHDEDNETYEVAATPNKIVFDTEGNIRFYSISYAGSTDREYYKLKAMIEITKAKEKN; encoded by the coding sequence ATGAAAATATTAATAATTGTAATGTGTCTATTCATAAGCTGTTCAAGCTGGGCACAACAGGAAACAGTTAAAAAGTACAACTATCAGGATTTTAATTTAATTGTAAAAGTAGAAGATCAGGAGGTGTATTTTAATAAAATGCTTCAGGAAGCACCAAAGGATGAATCCAATACTAAACTGTACAACGTAATCCGTGAATCTATAGCATCTAATTGGTTAGCTAAGGGAAATGTTGAAAAATACAGATATTATATGCAAACAGTTCCTGAAATATCAAGTGTAGGTTTGATTAACTTAACCTATGTTTTACAAGATTTGGTGGAAGATAAAAAATACTTAAATATTGTTGAAGAAATTTCAGCAGGTCTTATAAACGATATTGAGAAAAAAGATAATGATGAAGATGTAATAAGCATTTTTCAATTACAGGTGTTACTAGAGGTAAATGCCATGGCTAATGCTGAATTAGGAAACGTTGATGTGGCTTTAAAAAATATTAAAAAGTCATCAGACATTAAGGATGGAGCCAGGGAAATAAAATATTTTAAAGACTCAAAAGCTAATTACTATAACCGATACGCTATTGTTTTATCAGCAGCGGGAGAGGACAAAAAGGCATTAGATACGCTTGTTAATGCAGTTCGGAATGCAGACTCAAATCCTAAATTGATTCAGACGCTAAGAAAGATTTATATAAAAGTACACGGGAGCGATAAAGGAGCTGATAAATTAATTACAGATTTGCAGGAAGAGGCTTATGAAAAGGAATACAAAGAAGTTGAAAAACTGTACATAGCAGAAAGCACGATACCATTTCAAGGTGTAATTCCAGACCCGAGTGATAGTGACAAAACATTTACTATTTTTAATGCTACTAAGCATGCATATGATATTTCCCTACCAGACTTGAATGGTAATACCATAAACTTTAGTGATTATAAAGGAAAGATTCTTGTTATCGACTTTTGGACCACCATGTGTACGCCTTGCGTGGCTTCTTTTCCCGGATTTGAACGTGTTGTTTCTGAATATAAAAATGACCCTTTCCAACTTTTTATTATCGATATATTTGAAGAGCAGGAAACAGTTAAAAGCTTTATAGCCAAAAAAGGGATTTCTCTGGATGTATTACATGATGAGGATAACGAAACATATGAGGTAGCTGCAACACCAAATAAAATAGTTTTCGATACTGAGGGCAATATCCGGTTTTATTCTATTTCTTATGCAGGTTCTACCGATAGAGAATATTATAAATTAAAGGCTATGATAGAAATTACTAAGGCTAAAGAAAAAAATTAA
- a CDS encoding STN and carboxypeptidase regulatory-like domain-containing protein, with product MKQVKQLIIFITILLLSFTTKGQQQDGSIFERRISISQTNQSLDFVLEQISWQANVFFSYDATIFNPTQKVSISAQDKSLYTVLNSLLDTTQYRFNELQNQIIITKKSDSKVLSAAQDSVPAKYFFLSGKLIESRKGRPIPFASVSILNKPIGTISNADGEFLLKVHPSYIGDSIAISCMGYEQKLLPANQLLDEDLFILEPASIKIKEIKVTAITPKKLLKNMRANYEKNYTPSSKLMTAFYRETIKQDKNYISVSEAVMEVLKAPYWGTSRGDLVRLIKGRKSRDVQPFKWLNFKLMGGPFTITELDAVKTVETFIDPEYEHVYEYQISDVIWYEKQPVYVVKFQAQSGEFYPPFEGEMYVHRETFALVHANYHLNKAGLNKAKEIMIKKKPRKVKARPTYVHYQVNYRQYQGKWHLASVKASVKFRIRSKRDRINSEFHSVSDLLITNIQATDLKRFNRDERFSRYDIFVEVLGAYDEKFWENYNIIKPNESLRNAFKQSLFN from the coding sequence ATGAAACAAGTAAAACAACTGATCATATTTATTACCATCCTGTTGCTTTCTTTTACTACAAAAGGCCAGCAACAGGATGGCTCTATTTTCGAGCGCCGCATAAGTATCAGTCAAACCAATCAATCGCTCGATTTTGTTTTGGAACAGATCAGTTGGCAGGCTAATGTCTTTTTTTCGTACGATGCCACCATTTTCAATCCCACACAAAAAGTAAGTATTTCTGCCCAGGATAAGTCGCTGTACACCGTTCTTAATAGTTTACTCGATACCACTCAATATCGGTTTAACGAGTTGCAAAACCAGATTATCATTACCAAAAAATCAGACAGCAAGGTGTTGTCAGCAGCACAGGATTCGGTTCCGGCAAAGTATTTTTTCCTGTCGGGTAAATTAATCGAAAGCAGGAAAGGGAGACCCATTCCTTTTGCATCAGTATCTATTTTAAATAAACCAATTGGCACAATCAGTAATGCAGATGGTGAATTTTTACTAAAAGTTCACCCGTCGTACATCGGCGATTCTATTGCAATTTCGTGCATGGGATACGAGCAAAAGCTATTGCCGGCCAACCAATTACTCGACGAAGATCTTTTTATTCTTGAACCGGCTTCAATAAAAATAAAGGAAATAAAAGTTACCGCAATCACGCCAAAAAAATTGTTGAAGAATATGCGGGCCAATTATGAAAAGAACTATACGCCATCATCTAAATTAATGACCGCCTTTTACCGCGAAACTATTAAACAGGATAAAAATTATATTAGTGTTTCGGAAGCGGTAATGGAAGTATTAAAAGCACCTTATTGGGGGACCTCTCGCGGAGACTTGGTTCGCTTAATAAAAGGACGAAAAAGCCGCGATGTACAACCTTTTAAATGGCTGAATTTTAAACTAATGGGAGGTCCATTTACCATCACAGAACTGGATGCCGTAAAAACCGTTGAAACTTTTATTGATCCCGAATACGAGCATGTGTATGAATATCAGATCAGCGATGTGATTTGGTATGAAAAACAACCGGTTTATGTGGTAAAATTTCAAGCTCAATCCGGCGAATTTTACCCGCCTTTTGAAGGAGAAATGTATGTTCATCGTGAAACATTTGCACTAGTACATGCCAATTACCACTTAAATAAAGCGGGACTAAATAAGGCCAAAGAGATTATGATTAAAAAGAAACCGCGAAAAGTAAAAGCGCGGCCAACGTATGTACATTACCAGGTAAATTATCGGCAATACCAGGGAAAATGGCATCTGGCATCGGTGAAAGCATCGGTGAAATTTAGAATTCGTAGCAAAAGAGACCGCATAAACTCCGAGTTTCACAGCGTTTCGGATCTGTTGATCACCAATATTCAAGCTACCGATTTAAAACGTTTCAACAGAGACGAACGTTTTAGCCGCTACGATATTTTTGTGGAGGTTCTGGGTGCTTACGACGAAAAATTCTGGGAAAACTACAACATCATTAAACCCAACGAAAGCCTGCGAAATGCTTTTAAACAATCGCTGTTTAATTGA
- a CDS encoding FecR domain-containing protein — translation MENIEKFDWELVTKYLNNETSSQENEDMETWINQSDKNRAEFEQYKNMLNKVDSYYQATKFDNESAWKFVHTQLSPAKVRSIQLQKTRKEVIAQFYKYAAIVVIALLLGSVAYYLGFRNPDKAYYGEVISAKDQVLNEYVLPDGSVVTLNNDSKLLFPKKFKGNTREVTIIGEAFFDVQRNPEKPFVINAGNAQVKVLGTSFNVSAYPDAETVEVIVETGKVQVISKNDNPEMESREVFLAPGEKGTLHLSNLDLMKTVNSDPNFLAWKTHDLIFNTVPLHEVVDCLEKAYHIDIDVMEPELNDLLYEGHFDQKPVDFVLNVIRLTFDLDLSVEGKHYTLMSRTNNQ, via the coding sequence ATGGAGAACATAGAAAAATTTGATTGGGAACTGGTTACCAAATATTTAAATAACGAAACCAGTTCGCAGGAAAATGAAGATATGGAGACCTGGATCAATCAATCTGATAAAAACCGGGCGGAGTTTGAGCAGTATAAAAACATGCTCAACAAAGTAGATTCCTATTACCAGGCAACAAAATTCGATAACGAATCGGCATGGAAATTTGTTCATACACAATTAAGCCCTGCTAAAGTTCGATCTATTCAGCTACAAAAAACAAGAAAGGAGGTTATTGCACAATTTTACAAATATGCTGCAATAGTTGTTATCGCACTTTTATTGGGTTCAGTTGCATATTACCTTGGTTTCCGCAACCCGGACAAGGCGTATTACGGCGAAGTGATCTCGGCCAAAGATCAGGTGCTGAACGAATATGTTTTACCCGATGGTTCGGTGGTTACTTTAAACAACGATTCGAAACTGCTGTTTCCGAAAAAGTTTAAAGGCAACACCCGCGAAGTTACCATCATTGGCGAAGCATTTTTCGATGTTCAGCGTAATCCCGAAAAACCGTTTGTAATAAACGCCGGCAATGCACAGGTTAAAGTTTTAGGTACCTCTTTTAACGTTAGTGCATACCCGGACGCAGAAACTGTTGAGGTTATTGTTGAAACAGGTAAAGTTCAGGTAATCAGTAAAAATGATAATCCTGAAATGGAAAGCCGCGAGGTATTTTTAGCTCCCGGCGAAAAAGGAACGCTGCATTTGTCGAATCTCGATTTGATGAAAACAGTAAACAGCGATCCGAATTTTCTGGCCTGGAAAACACACGACCTCATTTTCAACACTGTTCCGTTACACGAAGTGGTAGATTGTCTTGAAAAAGCTTACCACATTGATATCGACGTGATGGAACCGGAGCTAAACGACCTTTTATACGAAGGTCATTTTGATCAGAAACCGGTTGATTTTGTGTTAAATGTAATTCGGCTCACATTTGATTTGGATTTATCGGTTGAAGGCAAACATTATACTTTAATGAGCCGTACAAACAATCAGTAA
- a CDS encoding RNA polymerase sigma-70 factor, giving the protein MNSFEENKLFENIQQGNEKAFEKLFKLYYGYLCNFATKIIDDDVAAEEIVQEFFVKFWERRTDLSVESSLKNYLFRSVKNLCLNHIKHNKIKLQHAQKVIAESETNNYNNDYIEVDLAADIAKSIEELPEKRREIFRLSREEGLKYREIAEKLNISIKTVEAQMSLAIKSLRDKLKKYNTFIFYFFVSRTKKA; this is encoded by the coding sequence ATGAACTCATTCGAAGAAAACAAACTATTCGAAAATATTCAGCAGGGCAATGAAAAGGCTTTTGAAAAGCTGTTTAAACTGTATTACGGATACCTATGCAACTTTGCCACTAAAATAATTGACGATGATGTGGCTGCCGAAGAAATTGTTCAGGAATTTTTTGTGAAGTTTTGGGAGCGCCGCACCGATCTTTCAGTGGAATCGTCGCTAAAAAACTACCTCTTCCGTTCGGTAAAAAACCTTTGCCTTAACCACATTAAACATAATAAAATAAAATTACAGCACGCCCAAAAAGTGATTGCCGAATCAGAAACAAACAATTACAATAACGATTATATTGAAGTTGATCTGGCTGCCGACATTGCCAAAAGCATTGAAGAACTGCCTGAAAAACGTCGCGAAATATTCCGTTTGAGTCGCGAGGAAGGACTAAAATACCGCGAAATTGCAGAAAAACTAAATATTTCAATTAAAACAGTTGAGGCACAAATGAGTTTGGCAATCAAATCATTACGAGATAAATTAAAAAAATATAACACCTTCATCTTCTACTTTTTTGTTAGCAGGACGAAAAAGGCTTAG
- a CDS encoding MFS transporter, with product MEKKVKVKFPKAFWVANAVELLERAAYYGVFIVITLYLSRILGFNDFQAAILAGSFSAGLYFLPTFTGAVADKIGFKKSLLIAFTLLSIGYFSMGVLPTMLESSGLVEYTKTTQFYGLRESNLKWIIVPIMIVIMIGGSFIKSCITGTVARETTKETRAQGYSIFYMMVNIGAFSGKTIVKPLRDAMGNEGLVTLNYFAGGVTLLAVILVALFYKASRSHEESKSFSQIFDALVKVLSNARLIILIIIITGFWMVQQQLYATMPKYVLRLAGEGSAISWFANVNPLVVFLTVGFVTQLMRNKTSLFSMTVGMFIMPVSALCMASGHLMGSDPILGLHPVAFMMIVGIVFQGLAETFISPRYLEYFSLQAPKGEEGLYLGFSHLHSFLSSILGFGLSGWLLTKYCPDPLLFDTHAEWEAASVNAHYIWFYFVGIASVSAVSLIVYGKVVKYIDSKKQISA from the coding sequence ATGGAAAAGAAAGTAAAAGTGAAGTTCCCGAAGGCTTTTTGGGTGGCTAATGCAGTGGAGTTATTAGAACGGGCTGCGTATTATGGTGTGTTTATTGTTATCACACTGTACTTGTCGCGAATTTTAGGATTTAACGATTTTCAGGCTGCAATTCTCGCTGGATCGTTTTCGGCAGGGCTTTATTTTTTGCCAACTTTTACCGGAGCTGTGGCCGATAAAATAGGCTTTAAAAAGTCGTTGTTGATTGCTTTTACATTACTTTCTATCGGCTATTTTTCGATGGGTGTACTACCAACAATGCTCGAATCATCGGGTTTGGTAGAATATACCAAAACAACACAGTTTTACGGACTTCGTGAAAGCAATTTAAAATGGATTATTGTACCGATTATGATTGTGATAATGATTGGCGGATCGTTCATAAAATCGTGTATTACCGGAACCGTGGCTCGCGAAACAACCAAAGAAACCCGTGCACAGGGCTACTCCATTTTTTATATGATGGTAAATATTGGTGCTTTTTCGGGTAAAACCATTGTAAAACCGTTGCGCGACGCCATGGGAAATGAAGGATTGGTTACGCTTAACTACTTTGCAGGAGGAGTTACCCTTTTGGCTGTGATTTTGGTGGCTCTGTTTTATAAAGCAAGCCGTTCACACGAAGAATCAAAGAGCTTTTCACAGATATTCGATGCATTGGTTAAAGTGCTTTCCAATGCGCGTTTAATAATACTTATTATCATTATTACCGGGTTTTGGATGGTGCAACAGCAGTTGTATGCTACCATGCCAAAATACGTATTAAGATTGGCGGGCGAGGGCAGTGCTATTTCGTGGTTTGCTAACGTAAATCCCTTGGTAGTTTTTCTTACTGTAGGTTTTGTTACACAGTTGATGCGCAATAAAACATCGCTGTTTTCAATGACCGTAGGAATGTTTATAATGCCTGTTTCGGCACTTTGTATGGCCTCGGGGCACTTAATGGGCAGCGATCCTATTTTGGGCCTTCACCCCGTTGCTTTTATGATGATTGTAGGTATTGTTTTCCAGGGCCTGGCCGAAACGTTTATTTCTCCACGTTACCTGGAGTATTTTTCGTTGCAGGCACCAAAAGGAGAAGAGGGTCTTTATCTTGGGTTTAGTCATTTGCATTCGTTCCTGTCTTCTATCCTTGGTTTTGGCCTTTCGGGTTGGTTACTTACCAAATATTGTCCCGATCCGTTGTTGTTCGATACACATGCCGAGTGGGAAGCCGCTTCGGTAAATGCACATTATATCTGGTTTTATTTTGTAGGAATTGCTTCTGTTTCAGCAGTTTCCTTAATAGTTTATGGAAAAGTGGTAAAATACATCGACAGTAAGAAGCAAATTTCAGCATAA
- a CDS encoding TlpA disulfide reductase family protein: protein MKKGILIVLFCSMAFMGFSQNNQIVSWKIDTVKTGPHTYDLKMEATVKEPWHIYTQQASNAGLAMPTQIKFKENSNIELIDETKERGIEKGHEQSSYYSKGAIFTQSLKLKSKDEINLNFTIKYMACTDAMCLPPKIEKFSISFNTASLEASKIALEASPNLIEEEADTKQASAFTLKDAKDKEHSLSQFSGKYVLVDFWASWCKPCRAENPNLIKAYKEFKSKNLEIISISLDRNKNSWIKAVTEDSLPWLNLLDETNSESTVANRYGVTTVPSNFLINPDGKIVAKNLRGENLQTKLSEILKN, encoded by the coding sequence ATGAAGAAAGGTATTTTAATTGTACTATTTTGTTCAATGGCTTTTATGGGATTCTCCCAGAATAATCAAATAGTATCATGGAAAATTGACACTGTAAAAACAGGTCCGCATACTTACGATCTTAAAATGGAGGCAACAGTAAAGGAGCCATGGCATATTTATACGCAACAAGCATCTAATGCAGGATTGGCAATGCCAACTCAAATAAAATTTAAAGAAAATAGCAATATTGAATTAATTGATGAAACGAAAGAAAGAGGAATAGAGAAGGGGCATGAGCAAAGTTCTTATTACTCTAAAGGAGCCATCTTTACCCAAAGCTTAAAGTTGAAATCAAAAGATGAAATAAATTTAAATTTTACGATAAAATATATGGCATGCACAGATGCTATGTGCTTACCTCCTAAAATAGAAAAGTTTTCGATAAGCTTTAATACTGCTTCTTTAGAAGCTTCTAAGATTGCGTTAGAAGCTTCACCTAATTTAATTGAAGAAGAAGCTGATACAAAACAAGCAAGCGCTTTTACACTTAAGGACGCGAAAGATAAAGAGCATAGTCTCAGTCAATTTAGTGGAAAATATGTTTTAGTAGATTTTTGGGCATCATGGTGTAAACCTTGTAGAGCAGAAAACCCCAATTTAATTAAAGCTTATAAGGAATTTAAGAGTAAAAATCTTGAAATAATTTCTATATCACTAGATAGAAATAAAAACTCCTGGATTAAAGCAGTTACAGAGGATAGTTTACCATGGTTAAATTTGCTAGATGAAACGAACTCTGAAAGTACAGTTGCAAACAGGTATGGTGTGACAACAGTTCCTTCAAATTTTTTAATCAATCCGGATGGAAAAATAGTGGCTAAAAACCTTAGGGGAGAAAATCTACAAACAAAATTATCCGAAATACTTAAAAATTAG
- a CDS encoding FtsX-like permease family protein — MNLPLFIAKRYLFSKKKQNIINIISWISMAGIVVGTMAIIIIVSVLNGFTDLIGVFYSDFDPDIKISSVEGKMFDPNTIDIEQIKALPGVISYAEVVEELALLRYGKRQTPATVKGVPDNYPDYTNIDKLLIEGEYYLKKDGIDYAVVGRGIANNLGVGVSFLDPLHVYVPKKGKQVSLNPSRVFNHNSLFPSAVFAVLEDVDAKYMLVSKEFASRLFDSGNNISAIELSVAKEADVDAIQNKLEEIVGTGFHVKNKEQQHDLVFKTMKSEKWAVYFILVFILLLASGNMIGNLTMLYIEKKEDISILSSMGLQEKQINRIFLYEGWLISLAGGILGTILGVFVCWLQNTFGLIKLPGAGGSFVISAYPIHIIFTDIILAFAAVLIIGFIASWYPVKFISNKHLAPSNIS; from the coding sequence TTGAACTTACCACTTTTCATAGCAAAACGATACCTGTTCTCAAAAAAGAAACAAAATATTATTAACATAATATCTTGGATTTCAATGGCCGGAATAGTGGTAGGAACTATGGCTATAATCATCATTGTTTCGGTATTAAACGGTTTTACTGATCTGATTGGAGTGTTTTACAGCGACTTCGATCCGGACATTAAAATATCATCGGTTGAAGGAAAAATGTTTGATCCCAATACAATTGATATTGAACAAATTAAAGCCTTACCCGGTGTAATATCGTATGCCGAAGTGGTTGAAGAACTTGCTTTGTTACGCTATGGAAAACGACAAACTCCGGCCACGGTAAAAGGTGTTCCTGATAATTATCCGGATTATACCAATATCGACAAGCTACTAATTGAAGGCGAATATTACCTCAAAAAAGACGGTATTGATTACGCAGTTGTGGGTCGCGGAATTGCCAATAATCTGGGAGTGGGCGTTTCATTTCTTGATCCGCTACATGTTTATGTGCCCAAAAAGGGGAAACAGGTTTCGCTTAATCCATCGCGTGTTTTTAACCACAATTCTTTATTTCCGTCGGCAGTTTTTGCTGTGCTCGAAGATGTGGATGCCAAATACATGCTAGTATCAAAAGAATTTGCCTCCCGGCTTTTCGACAGTGGAAACAACATTTCTGCCATTGAATTGTCCGTTGCCAAAGAAGCCGATGTTGATGCTATTCAGAATAAACTAGAAGAAATTGTGGGAACCGGGTTCCACGTGAAAAATAAGGAACAGCAACACGATCTGGTTTTTAAAACCATGAAATCGGAAAAATGGGCCGTTTACTTTATCCTCGTTTTCATTTTACTGCTGGCCTCAGGGAATATGATCGGCAACTTAACCATGCTTTATATCGAAAAAAAGGAGGATATTTCGATACTTAGCAGCATGGGCTTACAGGAAAAACAGATTAACCGGATTTTTCTTTACGAGGGCTGGCTAATTTCATTGGCAGGTGGTATTTTAGGTACCATATTGGGTGTTTTTGTGTGCTGGTTACAAAATACTTTTGGCCTGATTAAATTGCCGGGGGCCGGTGGTTCCTTTGTTATTTCGGCCTACCCTATTCATATCATTTTTACCGACATCATTCTGGCTTTCGCTGCGGTTTTGATTATCGGATTTATTGCCTCGTGGTACCCCGTCAAATTCATATCTAACAAACACTTAGCACCTTCAAACATCAGCTAA